A region of the Ranitomeya variabilis isolate aRanVar5 chromosome 5, aRanVar5.hap1, whole genome shotgun sequence genome:
cggcccatcaggaagattgttgatttctggtgttgcataatttacatgatgctattgtgctgggttttccgtggttgcaggtacataatcctgtgttggattggaagtctatgtctgtcacCAGTTGGGGTTGtctgggggttcataatgatgttcctttaatgtccatctcctcttcttcctcttccaaaattccagagtttttgtctggatttcaggatgtattcgatgagcccaagtccagttctcttccaccacacagggactgtgattgtgcgattgagttgattccaggctgtaagtttcctaagggccgactcttcaacctgtctgtgcctgaacataccgctatgcggagttatgttaaggagtctttggaaaaagggcatattcggccatcttcttcaccgatgggagcgggatttttttttgtggctaagaaggatggctccttgagaccctgtattgattatcgcctcttgaataagatcacggtcaagtttcaataccctttacctttgctttccgatttgtttgctagaattaagggggctagttggtttacgaagattgaccttcggggggtgtataatcttgttcgtattaagcagggtgatgaatggaaaactgcgttcaatacgcccgaaggccattttgaataccttgtgatgccgttcgggctctctaatgctccatctgtttttcaatctttcatgcatgatatcttccggacttatattgataaattcttgattgtatatctggacaatattttgattttttctgatgattgggagtctcatgtggaacaggtcaggagggtatttcagattcttcgtgacaatgctttgtttgtgaaggggtctaagtgtctctttgggatgcagaaggtttcttttttgggttttattttttctccttcatctattgagatttatccggttaaggttcaggccattcataattGGATTAAACCCACGtccataaagagccttcagaaatttttgggttttgcaaatttttattgccgtttcattgctaacttttccagcgtggttaaacccttgaccgatttgacgaagaaaggcgctgatgtggggaattggttctctgcggctgtttctgcctttcaggagcttaaacatccatttacttctgctccagtgttgcgccaaCTGGATGTTTCTCTTTCGTTTCagtttgagattgacgcttctgagattggggcaggggccgttttgtctcagagggatcctgttggttccttgatgaaaccgtgtgccttcttttcccgtaaattttcgcctgctgaatgcaattatgatgtcggcaatcgggagttgttggctatgaagtgggcgtttgaggagtggcgacattggcttgagggagctaagcaccgtattgtggtcttgaccgatcataagaatctgatttaccttgagtctgccaaacgattgaatcctagacaggctcgatggtccttgtttttttcctgttttgattttgtggtctcgtatctcctGAGTTCTAAGAATATCAAGActaatgccctttctaggagtttttcgcctgattctcctgaggttcttgaaccggtcggcattctgaaagaaggggtggtcctttttgccatttcccctgatttacgacgggttcttcaggaatttcaggctgacagacctgaccgctgtcctgtggggaaactgtttgttcctgacagatggactagtagagtgatttccgaggttcactgttctgtgttggctggtcatcctggtatttttggtaccagagacttggttggtaggtccttttggtggccttctttatcacgtgatgtgcgttcctttgtacagtcctgtggaacttgtgcgcgggccaagccttgttgtttccgtgctagtgggttgcttttgccattgccggtccctgagaggccctggacgcatatttctatggattttatttctgatcttccggtttcccagaggatgtcggttatctgggttgtctgtgaccggttctctaaaatggttcatttggtgcctttgcctaaattgccttcttcttcagatttggtttcgttgttttttcagcatgtggttcatttgcatggtattccggagaatattgtgtctgacagaggttcccagtttgtttctaggttttggtgggccttttgtgctaggctgggcattgatttatctttttcctctgcatttcatcctcagacaaatggacaaaccaagcgaactaatcagaccttggagacttatttgagatgctttgtgtctgctgatcaggatgattgggtggcctttttgccattggccgagtttgcccttaataatcgggctagttcggctactttggtttcgccttttttttgtaattttggttttcatcctcgtttttcttctgggcaggttgagccttctctctgtcctggtgtggattctgtggttgacaggttgcagcagatttgggctcaggtggtggacaatttggtgttgtctcaggaggaggctgaatgttttgctaaccgtcgtcgatgtgttggttcccggcttcgggttgggggtctggtctggttgtcttcccgtcatgttcctatgaaggtttcttctcctaagtttaagcatcggtttattggtccttataggatttctgggattattaatccggtgtcttttcgattggcgcttccggcctcttttgctatccataatgtcttccatagatatttattgcggaaatatgtggtacccgttgttccctctgttgatcctcctgcccctgtgttggttgatggggagttggagtatttggttgagaagattttggattctcgtttttcgaggcggaggcttcagtatcttgtcaaatggaagggttatggccaggaggataattcttgggtttttgcctctgatgtccatgctgctgatttggttcatgcttttcatctggctcgtcctgatcagcctgggggctctggtgagggttcggtgacccctcctcaagggggggtactgttgtgaattctgcttttgggctccctctggtggttgtaggtggtaatgcagttgtccctgagttgcagtcctggtcaggtgtatctgccgattgcagttctgactggggtatttaggcttgcaggattcattagtccttgccggttgtccatggttttggaggtgttggtcattgtttggttccttctgccttgttgccaaatcagcaaagataagtgtttggttttgtttttgtggcacacatgctctgtgcttaataattctgtgctattcattgttttttgtccagcttgattgtgtcagtattttctcagtcttgttggattctcaggagttgcagatatacattccatgtctttagttagattgtgaaactttttatattatctgctgtggatatttttgaagggttttaatactgaccacttagtattctgtcctatctttccctatttagctagagtggcctcttttgctaaattctgttttctgcctgcgtgtgtctttcttctcctactcacagtcaatattcgtggggggctgcctatcctttggggttctgctctgaggcaagatagtattcctatttccatctataggggtatttagtcctccggctgtgttgaggtgtctagggtttgttaggcacaccccacggctacttctagttgcggtgttagttcagggtttgcgttcagtacagtttccacctactccagagaaagttccatgcggctccaaagtcaccggatcataacagcacaccCAAGTCAGACACACcgacgtaatatgaggggccctgtgccagtaccgcagcccacgagcgaGTGTTCCCCTCAGCTCAAACAGTGctataccacttgcaatacttacctctccctgctccaccactgtgtagtctgtgctgttaaatccttcaatggcaatgccaatacaaatttgttgaaatgatagatgatagttaaaatatacaggggccttggcctccatttagaccagttaatacgttgcacctactaccactgtctgctactcagcaaaggagcccacccctgtacctagctatgccacctggttgtttctgaaaaaaatgttggcagacatttagcctacttacttatttgggcctactcactgtgtcagccactccttacaattgtcctccgctgaaccaagcaatgccgcctggttattcctgttatgaattttgaactgcatttagcccactttattatttgggcctactaactgtgtctgctgctcatcacaattctcctccactgaacaaagcaatgccgcctgtttagtcctgttactaattttgaactgcatttagcccacttaattatctgggcctatatctgtgtttcctcctcatcctgcccattgcccagccactgctagatgagtctgctggtacattgacccagaccactacattccccttgcactctacacagccagaatctgaccctgctgaaagtcaggttccccttcccgcatactatactgtctctgccggtgggaggcgccacccaccatcaaacacaccgttgtactatgaggggccctgtgccagtgccaatgccaacgaatgggcccccactgcttgctcaggatcacagcacttgcaaagatgaaatacttacctctccctgctccaccgccgtgacgtattccgcctttcctgggcctacgaaaatcttgagccagccctaccccccccaactttagccaaatgacccccagttttcaatgcctaactattattataaagtaaattaagattgacaagcttcagtaataagaattgatgtttttgacattaaaatgggcactgtaggtgttttcctgtcctccactcactgccgactttgattccccattgacttgcattgggtttcatgtttcagtcggcccctgactttttgtaataataatcggccgatttcagcctacccgacttttgacaaagtcggtttcgcgaaacccgacttgatccgaaaaaagtaaaagtcactcaactctactatTCACTTATGTAGCAATGAGAAAGTTTGTAGAAGCACTCCTCTTCTcatcaaagattttatcctcttaatatatagcaATTAATATATCATACCGCACTGTATGCTTACAATTGTTCATTGTTCCATTCTATCCATAATTGTTCTCcttttttctgctctatgtagaaataggaagtttCTTTTCCCTGCAAAAATCCTTCCCCTTTTTAACTCctaacccagctgctccctccttctgccagggacttttgaagTGACTTATTCATAGAGGGAAATTTGACCACTTGTTTCTATATAGAACTTGGAAGGATTCAGCTCATCAGTTTTTAATtatgtgatgtcatagatctaaaggaaaagaaaataattaattgGGTAGAAGGACaatatgagcaattgtaagtacgcagTGCCATATAATAGGAGGATTGCAATATTATAAgtgaataaaaactttgatgggcacaggagtgcttctttaaaaagaaGATAAATAGAagaattgtggaaaaaaattatgacATCTACTGAAAAAAAATGTTGTCGTTGAATCTTCTCATCCATGATTTATTGTGAATATTCTGTCAAGAAAATCCAGAAGACAAATCTAATGTTTCTCCCTTTCCCCATCTGGAAATACAGTAATCAGCTAAGATAGTCTAACAAATATGTCTGCTGCATTTAAGTATATCCTTTATATTTTCTAAACATTTGTTGAACAGTTCTCCTGATCTCCTGATTCCTCAGACTGTAAATGATGGGATTCATCATTGGAGTCACCACAATGTACAGCAGAGATAAAAACTTGTTCATGTTCAATGATCTGTTATTGGATGGTATTGTGTAAACCATGATGAGAGTTCCATAGTAGATACATACAGTGGTGAGATGGGAGCCACATGTGGAGAAGGCTTTTGACAAGTTACTGATGGATGAAAGGATCAATATGATGTAGAAAATACTCAAATAGCTGATAAGAGTTAATGCAAGAGGGATGATACCGTTAATGATGGTTACTACATAGTCAACCAAAGTCAAGAGGTAAATGTCGGAGGTAGTCAATTCAAGAAGTATCTCAAAGTCACAGAAGAAGTGGTCTATTGTGTTGTTGCCACAAAActccagctgccaaacaaaaatcaTCTCAAAGGAAAAGACAAAGTTAAAAAACCAGGAGCCAAGAACCATCTTGAAGCAAACATGAGGTTGCATTATAGAATTGTAGCGCATCGGGCTGCAAATGGCCAAGTACCGATCATAAGACATTATAGTGAGCAGAATAATCGGGTTATAACCAAATATGAAGACAATATGGAGATGGAAGACGCAATTCCTCACTGGCACATCCTTCATGTCATATAGAATTATATTTAACATCATGGGCATAATGGTCGTAGTGGAAAGGATATCGGCTACAGCTAGATATTTGAGAAAGTAGAACATTGGGGTATTGAGGTTGTGATTGGTGGACACCAACACTATAATAAGGACGTTTCCAGCCAGTATTATCAGGTAAGAGAAGAAGAAAAGGATGAAGAGCAGAAATTTGTATTTATAT
Encoded here:
- the LOC143774721 gene encoding olfactory receptor 1500-like, whose amino-acid sequence is MCDINHTEVTEFLLLGFTGLYKYKFLLFILFFFSYLIILAGNVLIIVLVSTNHNLNTPMFYFLKYLAVADILSTTTIMPMMLNIILYDMKDVPVRNCVFHLHIVFIFGYNPIILLTIMSYDRYLAICSPMRYNSIMQPHVCFKMVLGSWFFNFVFSFEMIFVWQLEFCGNNTIDHFFCDFEILLELTTSDIYLLTLVDYVVTIINGIIPLALTLISYLSIFYIILILSSISNLSKAFSTCGSHLTTVCIYYGTLIMVYTIPSNNRSLNMNKFLSLLYIVVTPMMNPIIYSLRNQEIRRTVQQMFRKYKGYT